From the genome of Streptomyces sp. NBC_01304:
AGCCGGACCGGGTGGACCACGGAGGCGGACATCCTCCAGGGCCAGCGCACCGATGCCGAGGCCGTACGCGAGGCGGTCAAGCAGGAGGACAGCCGGCTGCTCACCGTGTGGCAGGGCGGCGAGCTCGTCGCCTGCTGCCGGGTGGAGCACCGCGGCGGGGCCGGCTATTTCGGGATGTTCGCGGTCCGGCCCGCCCTGCAGGGCGCCGGCCTCGGCAAGGTGATCATCGCGGAGGCGGAGCGCCGGGTCCGTGCCGAGTGGGGCGTGCGCGAGATGCACATGACGGTGATCTCGCTACGTAACGACCTGATCGCCTACTACGAGCGGCGCGGCTACCGCCGTACGGGACAGATGGTCCCGTTCCCGTACGGCGACGAGCGCTTCGGTGTGCCGCTGCGCGACGACCTGCAGTTCGAGCTGCTGGTCAAGCCGCTCGACTGAGGAGGGTCAGGCGGTGAAGCGGCCGGTCCGCTTGATCTCCGGGTAGTCGGTGGTGGCCCCGTCCAGCTCCAGGGCACGGACCAGGCGCAGGTGCTCCTGGGTGTTGACGACCCAGCCGATGATCCGCAGGTCGGCCTTGCGGGCCGCCTCGACGACTTCCAGGGTGATGCGGCGGATGTTGAGGACCAGGGTGGTGGCGCCCACCGCCGTCGCCCGCTCCACGACGTCCGTGCCGTAACGGCTGGCGACCAGCGCGGTGCGTACGCCCGGCACCAGACGGCTGATCTCCCCGAGGGCCTCGTCGTGGAACGAGAGCACCTCCACGCGGGCGACCAGGTCGCGGCGGTGCATCACCTCGGCCAGCGCCCTGGCGGCGGCCACGTCCTTGATCTCCGCCTGCAGCGGGCGCCTGACGGCGTCCAGGACCTCCTCGAAGACGGGGATGCGCTCGCCGCGCCCGGCGTCCAGCTCGCGCAGCTCGGAGAGGGTCTTCTCGGCAATCGGGCC
Proteins encoded in this window:
- a CDS encoding GNAT family N-acetyltransferase, which codes for MSGARLVGPPSLQRSKGRAAMDTAPATPELSFRDATDADTEVDALVALIESAYRGDSSRTGWTTEADILQGQRTDAEAVREAVKQEDSRLLTVWQGGELVACCRVEHRGGAGYFGMFAVRPALQGAGLGKVIIAEAERRVRAEWGVREMHMTVISLRNDLIAYYERRGYRRTGQMVPFPYGDERFGVPLRDDLQFELLVKPLD
- a CDS encoding glycerophosphodiester phosphodiesterase, whose amino-acid sequence is MNFLTIGHRGVMGIEPENTLRSFIAAERAGLDLIELDLHLSKDGALVVMHDAQVDRTTDGKGPIAEKTLSELRELDAGRGERIPVFEEVLDAVRRPLQAEIKDVAAARALAEVMHRRDLVARVEVLSFHDEALGEISRLVPGVRTALVASRYGTDVVERATAVGATTLVLNIRRITLEVVEAARKADLRIIGWVVNTQEHLRLVRALELDGATTDYPEIKRTGRFTA